The Neobacillus sp. OS1-2 genome includes a window with the following:
- a CDS encoding YceI family protein has protein sequence MTKTKWALDPAHSSVDFSVRHMMIANVKGTFNTFNATIEADPADLTTANIEFSVETASVDTRSKDRDGHLVSADFFDVENHPNMTFKATNIEKTDEGEYNVTGDLTLRGVTKQETFAVIFEGQGKDPWGNEKAGFSAQGTINRSDYGLVWNAALETGGVLVGDKVKINLQIQAAKAE, from the coding sequence ATGACAAAAACAAAATGGGCACTTGATCCAGCACACAGCAGTGTAGATTTTTCAGTTCGTCACATGATGATTGCAAACGTGAAAGGTACATTTAACACCTTTAATGCAACAATTGAAGCAGATCCTGCTGATTTAACAACTGCAAACATTGAATTTTCAGTTGAAACTGCAAGTGTAGATACTCGCAGCAAAGACCGTGATGGTCATCTAGTATCTGCAGATTTCTTTGATGTTGAAAATCACCCGAATATGACATTCAAAGCTACAAACATCGAAAAAACAGATGAGGGCGAGTACAATGTGACAGGTGATTTAACCCTACGCGGAGTTACAAAACAAGAAACTTTCGCGGTTATTTTTGAGGGTCAAGGAAAAGACCCATGGGGCAATGAAAAGGCAGGTTTTAGTGCACAAGGAACTATAAACCGTTCAGACTATGGATTAGTTTGGAATGCTGCACTTGAAACTGGCGGCGTTCTTGTTGGCGACAAAGTAAAAATCAATTTACAGATCCAAGCAGCTAAAGCTGAGTAA
- a CDS encoding L,D-transpeptidase family protein: MIYTVKSGETLGTISGDFRVSLQHLYAANPGIGHLHVGQKIKIPGLPEPGSIPYSIQISVGKKKLTLYHNGKLAKIYPIAVGKMLTHTPSGDFVIVNRQYNPGGPFGVLWLSLSKQGYGIHGTNDPSSIGKAVSHGCVRMYNRDVLQLAGMVPNGTSVKIHP; encoded by the coding sequence ATGATTTATACAGTTAAATCTGGTGAAACACTCGGTACCATTTCGGGAGATTTTCGAGTTAGTTTGCAACACCTTTATGCCGCCAATCCCGGGATTGGGCATTTGCATGTCGGCCAAAAGATTAAAATTCCTGGGCTTCCGGAGCCCGGTTCAATACCTTATAGTATTCAAATATCGGTAGGAAAGAAGAAACTTACACTTTATCATAATGGAAAGCTGGCAAAGATTTATCCGATCGCCGTTGGCAAGATGCTGACACATACGCCATCAGGGGATTTTGTTATAGTGAATCGGCAGTACAATCCCGGTGGTCCATTTGGTGTATTGTGGCTATCCTTATCAAAACAAGGCTACGGGATTCATGGGACGAATGACCCTAGTTCAATTGGAAAGGCGGTTTCTCATGGCTGTGTGCGAATGTATAATCGGGATGTCCTGCAGCTCGCAGGTATGGTTCCCAATGGAACAAGCGTAAAGATTCACCCATAA